Proteins found in one Micropterus dolomieu isolate WLL.071019.BEF.003 ecotype Adirondacks linkage group LG12, ASM2129224v1, whole genome shotgun sequence genomic segment:
- the tkfc gene encoding triokinase/FMN cyclase isoform X2: protein MEPKKKLINSADSCVDEALCGLVRASGGLSLLKGHRVVLRSDLDNLRGKVALLSGGGSGHEPAHGGYLGAGMLSAAVAGGVFASPPPASILAAILSLHNAGASGVLLIVKNYTGDRLNFGLAAEQAHNHGVAVDMVIVAEDCAFDQPSKAGRRGLCGTIFIHKLAGALAEEGCSLDQIVSKVTEILKGIGTLGVSLSPCSVPGCLPSFDLPPGDMELGLGIHGEPGIKRSKVASADEVVKTMIDHMTNPDSQSHLLLKSGDTVVVCVNNLGALSCLEMAVVTRAAIICLESRGVVVARVMSGSFMTSLEMAGVSLTLMRANQETLRLFDAKTSAPAWPNLSSVCVSGRCYITNPQAMSSRPQDDTHSEGPLSPVMRKALERVCSTLLEKQEELNSLDRAAGDGDCGNTHSQAARAIQEWLQDHVVPGCPGKLLLVLAGLVQEKMGGSSGALYSLFLTAAAGHVTEGRSNATAWASAVHAGTQAMRRYGGADPGDRTMLDALCPAVEELMKLSTAPPGGQLAVLQTAVQKAASGAESTRDLTAKAGRASYIAAERINLPDPGAVAVATILRAVLESLEGQK, encoded by the exons ATGGAg cccaAAAAGAAGTTGATAAACTCAGCAGATAGCTGTGTGGACGAGGCTCTCTGTGGCCTCGTGAGGGCCAGTGGGGGCCTGTCACTGCTGAAGGGCCACAGAGTTGTGCTACGGTCCGACCTGGACAATCTGAGAGGCAAAGTGGCCCTGCTGTCTGGAGGAGGTTCGGGACATGAGCCGGCACACGGGG GGTATCTTGGGGCAGGTATGCTGTCAGCAGCTGTAGCAGGTGGAGTATTTGCTTCTCCACCTCCTGCCAGCATCCTGGCTGCCATCCTCTCCCTGCACAATGCAG GAGCCTCCGGAGTCCTTCTCATTGTGAAGAACTACACCGGCGATCGCCTCAACTTTGGACTGGCAGCAGAGCAGGCCCATAACCACGGCGTCGCTGTTGACATGGTGATAGTAGCAGAGGACTGCGCCTTTGACCAACCCAGCAAGGCCGGGAGGAGAGGCTTGTGTGGCACCATCTTCATACACAag CTGGCAGGTGCCttagcagaagaaggctgctcATTGGACCAGATTGTTTCCAAGGTGACAGAGATTTTGAAGGGAATAG GTACATTGGGGGTGAGTCTTTCTCCGTGCAGCGTTCCAGGCTGCCTGCCTTCCTTTGACCTGCCTCCAGGAGACATGGAGCTGGGACTGG GGATCCACGGTGAACCTGGAATTAAAAGGTCAAAG GTGGCATCAGCAGATGAGGTGGTGAAGACCATGATAGATCACATGACCAACCCCGACAGCCAATCACATCTGCTTCTTAAGTCAG GAGAcactgtggttgtgtgtgtgaacaacCTCGGAGCTCTGTCCTGCCTGGAGATGGCTGTGGTTACAAGAGCGGCCATCATCTGTCTGG AGAGTCGAGGCGTGGTGGTTGCCAGGGTCATGTCCGGGTCATTCATGACATCGTTGGAGATGGCGGGAGTGTCACTGACCCTGATGAGAGCCAACCAGGAAACACTTCGACTGTTTG ATGCTAAGACTAGCGCCCCCGCCTGGCCAAACCTCAGCAGTGTGTGCGTAAGCGGACGCTGCTACATCACAAATCCTCAAGCCATGAGCTCGCGGCCACAGGACGACACACACTCTGAAG GACCTCTGAGTCCGGTGATGCGTAAAGCGTTAGAGAGAGTTTGTTCCACACTGTTAGAAAAACAGGAAGAACTCAACTCCCTGGACCGTGCTGCAGGGGACGGAGACTGTGGGAACACTCACTCGCAGGCTGCTAGAG CCATTCAGGAGTGGCTTCAGGATCACGTGGTCCCTGGTTGCCCTGGGAAACTGTTATTAGTCCTCGCAGGATTGGTGCAGGAGAAGATGGGCGGGTCTTCAGGAGCG TTGTACAGTCTGTTCCTGACTGCTGCGGCTGGTCATGTGACTGAGGGGCGGAGCAACGCCACAGCCTGGGCTAGtgcagtgcatgctgggacTCAGGCCATGAGGAG ATACGGTGGCGCTGACCCTGGAGACAGAACGATG TTGGATGCTTTATGTCCTGCTGTGGAGGAGCTGATGAAGCTATCCACAGCACCACCTGGTGGACAGTTGGCTGTGCTACAGACTGCTGTGCAG AAAGCGGCCTCAGGGGCAGAGTCCACCCGTGACCTCACAGCAAAGGCGGGGCGAGCCAGCTACATCGCAGCTGAGCGGATCAACCTGCCTGACCCCGGCGCTGTGGCTGTAGCAACCATCTTGAGAGCCGTGCTAGAGTCGCTGGAAGGGCAGAAGTAA
- the tkfc gene encoding triokinase/FMN cyclase isoform X1: protein MLLRTVPSCELSGLSGLRASRRRNRRPKKKLINSADSCVDEALCGLVRASGGLSLLKGHRVVLRSDLDNLRGKVALLSGGGSGHEPAHGGYLGAGMLSAAVAGGVFASPPPASILAAILSLHNAGASGVLLIVKNYTGDRLNFGLAAEQAHNHGVAVDMVIVAEDCAFDQPSKAGRRGLCGTIFIHKLAGALAEEGCSLDQIVSKVTEILKGIGTLGVSLSPCSVPGCLPSFDLPPGDMELGLGIHGEPGIKRSKVASADEVVKTMIDHMTNPDSQSHLLLKSGDTVVVCVNNLGALSCLEMAVVTRAAIICLESRGVVVARVMSGSFMTSLEMAGVSLTLMRANQETLRLFDAKTSAPAWPNLSSVCVSGRCYITNPQAMSSRPQDDTHSEGPLSPVMRKALERVCSTLLEKQEELNSLDRAAGDGDCGNTHSQAARAIQEWLQDHVVPGCPGKLLLVLAGLVQEKMGGSSGALYSLFLTAAAGHVTEGRSNATAWASAVHAGTQAMRRYGGADPGDRTMLDALCPAVEELMKLSTAPPGGQLAVLQTAVQKAASGAESTRDLTAKAGRASYIAAERINLPDPGAVAVATILRAVLESLEGQK, encoded by the exons ATGTTGCTCAGGACGGTTCCGAGCTGCGAGCTGAGCGGACTGTCTGGGCTCCGTGCGTCACGCAGGAGGAACCGGAGG cccaAAAAGAAGTTGATAAACTCAGCAGATAGCTGTGTGGACGAGGCTCTCTGTGGCCTCGTGAGGGCCAGTGGGGGCCTGTCACTGCTGAAGGGCCACAGAGTTGTGCTACGGTCCGACCTGGACAATCTGAGAGGCAAAGTGGCCCTGCTGTCTGGAGGAGGTTCGGGACATGAGCCGGCACACGGGG GGTATCTTGGGGCAGGTATGCTGTCAGCAGCTGTAGCAGGTGGAGTATTTGCTTCTCCACCTCCTGCCAGCATCCTGGCTGCCATCCTCTCCCTGCACAATGCAG GAGCCTCCGGAGTCCTTCTCATTGTGAAGAACTACACCGGCGATCGCCTCAACTTTGGACTGGCAGCAGAGCAGGCCCATAACCACGGCGTCGCTGTTGACATGGTGATAGTAGCAGAGGACTGCGCCTTTGACCAACCCAGCAAGGCCGGGAGGAGAGGCTTGTGTGGCACCATCTTCATACACAag CTGGCAGGTGCCttagcagaagaaggctgctcATTGGACCAGATTGTTTCCAAGGTGACAGAGATTTTGAAGGGAATAG GTACATTGGGGGTGAGTCTTTCTCCGTGCAGCGTTCCAGGCTGCCTGCCTTCCTTTGACCTGCCTCCAGGAGACATGGAGCTGGGACTGG GGATCCACGGTGAACCTGGAATTAAAAGGTCAAAG GTGGCATCAGCAGATGAGGTGGTGAAGACCATGATAGATCACATGACCAACCCCGACAGCCAATCACATCTGCTTCTTAAGTCAG GAGAcactgtggttgtgtgtgtgaacaacCTCGGAGCTCTGTCCTGCCTGGAGATGGCTGTGGTTACAAGAGCGGCCATCATCTGTCTGG AGAGTCGAGGCGTGGTGGTTGCCAGGGTCATGTCCGGGTCATTCATGACATCGTTGGAGATGGCGGGAGTGTCACTGACCCTGATGAGAGCCAACCAGGAAACACTTCGACTGTTTG ATGCTAAGACTAGCGCCCCCGCCTGGCCAAACCTCAGCAGTGTGTGCGTAAGCGGACGCTGCTACATCACAAATCCTCAAGCCATGAGCTCGCGGCCACAGGACGACACACACTCTGAAG GACCTCTGAGTCCGGTGATGCGTAAAGCGTTAGAGAGAGTTTGTTCCACACTGTTAGAAAAACAGGAAGAACTCAACTCCCTGGACCGTGCTGCAGGGGACGGAGACTGTGGGAACACTCACTCGCAGGCTGCTAGAG CCATTCAGGAGTGGCTTCAGGATCACGTGGTCCCTGGTTGCCCTGGGAAACTGTTATTAGTCCTCGCAGGATTGGTGCAGGAGAAGATGGGCGGGTCTTCAGGAGCG TTGTACAGTCTGTTCCTGACTGCTGCGGCTGGTCATGTGACTGAGGGGCGGAGCAACGCCACAGCCTGGGCTAGtgcagtgcatgctgggacTCAGGCCATGAGGAG ATACGGTGGCGCTGACCCTGGAGACAGAACGATG TTGGATGCTTTATGTCCTGCTGTGGAGGAGCTGATGAAGCTATCCACAGCACCACCTGGTGGACAGTTGGCTGTGCTACAGACTGCTGTGCAG AAAGCGGCCTCAGGGGCAGAGTCCACCCGTGACCTCACAGCAAAGGCGGGGCGAGCCAGCTACATCGCAGCTGAGCGGATCAACCTGCCTGACCCCGGCGCTGTGGCTGTAGCAACCATCTTGAGAGCCGTGCTAGAGTCGCTGGAAGGGCAGAAGTAA
- the tkfc gene encoding triokinase/FMN cyclase isoform X3: MLSAAVAGGVFASPPPASILAAILSLHNAGASGVLLIVKNYTGDRLNFGLAAEQAHNHGVAVDMVIVAEDCAFDQPSKAGRRGLCGTIFIHKLAGALAEEGCSLDQIVSKVTEILKGIGTLGVSLSPCSVPGCLPSFDLPPGDMELGLGIHGEPGIKRSKVASADEVVKTMIDHMTNPDSQSHLLLKSGDTVVVCVNNLGALSCLEMAVVTRAAIICLESRGVVVARVMSGSFMTSLEMAGVSLTLMRANQETLRLFDAKTSAPAWPNLSSVCVSGRCYITNPQAMSSRPQDDTHSEGPLSPVMRKALERVCSTLLEKQEELNSLDRAAGDGDCGNTHSQAARAIQEWLQDHVVPGCPGKLLLVLAGLVQEKMGGSSGALYSLFLTAAAGHVTEGRSNATAWASAVHAGTQAMRRYGGADPGDRTMLDALCPAVEELMKLSTAPPGGQLAVLQTAVQKAASGAESTRDLTAKAGRASYIAAERINLPDPGAVAVATILRAVLESLEGQK; this comes from the exons ATGCTGTCAGCAGCTGTAGCAGGTGGAGTATTTGCTTCTCCACCTCCTGCCAGCATCCTGGCTGCCATCCTCTCCCTGCACAATGCAG GAGCCTCCGGAGTCCTTCTCATTGTGAAGAACTACACCGGCGATCGCCTCAACTTTGGACTGGCAGCAGAGCAGGCCCATAACCACGGCGTCGCTGTTGACATGGTGATAGTAGCAGAGGACTGCGCCTTTGACCAACCCAGCAAGGCCGGGAGGAGAGGCTTGTGTGGCACCATCTTCATACACAag CTGGCAGGTGCCttagcagaagaaggctgctcATTGGACCAGATTGTTTCCAAGGTGACAGAGATTTTGAAGGGAATAG GTACATTGGGGGTGAGTCTTTCTCCGTGCAGCGTTCCAGGCTGCCTGCCTTCCTTTGACCTGCCTCCAGGAGACATGGAGCTGGGACTGG GGATCCACGGTGAACCTGGAATTAAAAGGTCAAAG GTGGCATCAGCAGATGAGGTGGTGAAGACCATGATAGATCACATGACCAACCCCGACAGCCAATCACATCTGCTTCTTAAGTCAG GAGAcactgtggttgtgtgtgtgaacaacCTCGGAGCTCTGTCCTGCCTGGAGATGGCTGTGGTTACAAGAGCGGCCATCATCTGTCTGG AGAGTCGAGGCGTGGTGGTTGCCAGGGTCATGTCCGGGTCATTCATGACATCGTTGGAGATGGCGGGAGTGTCACTGACCCTGATGAGAGCCAACCAGGAAACACTTCGACTGTTTG ATGCTAAGACTAGCGCCCCCGCCTGGCCAAACCTCAGCAGTGTGTGCGTAAGCGGACGCTGCTACATCACAAATCCTCAAGCCATGAGCTCGCGGCCACAGGACGACACACACTCTGAAG GACCTCTGAGTCCGGTGATGCGTAAAGCGTTAGAGAGAGTTTGTTCCACACTGTTAGAAAAACAGGAAGAACTCAACTCCCTGGACCGTGCTGCAGGGGACGGAGACTGTGGGAACACTCACTCGCAGGCTGCTAGAG CCATTCAGGAGTGGCTTCAGGATCACGTGGTCCCTGGTTGCCCTGGGAAACTGTTATTAGTCCTCGCAGGATTGGTGCAGGAGAAGATGGGCGGGTCTTCAGGAGCG TTGTACAGTCTGTTCCTGACTGCTGCGGCTGGTCATGTGACTGAGGGGCGGAGCAACGCCACAGCCTGGGCTAGtgcagtgcatgctgggacTCAGGCCATGAGGAG ATACGGTGGCGCTGACCCTGGAGACAGAACGATG TTGGATGCTTTATGTCCTGCTGTGGAGGAGCTGATGAAGCTATCCACAGCACCACCTGGTGGACAGTTGGCTGTGCTACAGACTGCTGTGCAG AAAGCGGCCTCAGGGGCAGAGTCCACCCGTGACCTCACAGCAAAGGCGGGGCGAGCCAGCTACATCGCAGCTGAGCGGATCAACCTGCCTGACCCCGGCGCTGTGGCTGTAGCAACCATCTTGAGAGCCGTGCTAGAGTCGCTGGAAGGGCAGAAGTAA